The window AGCGTATCGCGAACTCCGGAGAAGGTCGCCGCCGCGACCCCGGACAATACGCGAACGAAACACCGGCGATCCATGAAGTCCCGCGAGCTTTATACCACCCTCGCCTACGCGACGCGAGATTTGCTCGCCGGCGATTTCCTCCTGCGCCTGGTTGCTCGGGACTTCCTCTCGGGCTCCGAATCGAGGTGCCGCTCGAGCGCCTGGAGGCGCTCGGTCCACTCGTCCGAAATCAGCTCCAGGTGGCGGCGCGCCACGCCGAGCGAATCGGGCTCGAGCTCCCATCGGCTTTCTCGTCCTTGCCTGACAACTTGGACCAGTCCCGCCTCGGCGAGCACGAGCAGATGCTTGGTGACCGCCTGTCGCGTCACTTCCGTGCCGGCCGTGAGACGGGCGATGGACTGTGGCCCGCCCGAGCACAGGCGGGCCACGAGGCGCAAGCGTGTCTCGTCCCCGAGAGCCGCGAAAATGGGTGCGGAAGCCAGGTAAGCGCCCCTCTTCGCGGCCATCGTCAGGACCCGCCGAGGTGCCGCTCGATAGCCTTCATCTGGGCGGCCCAACCTTCCTCGTTGTCACGAAACGCCTTCGCGCGCCGCGCGAGCGGGATCTTGTCGAATCCCGTTTCCACCACGGTGAGCAACGTTCCGCCGGGGACCTCTTCGAGCTCGAAGACGACCAGGGTGGTGGGCTCGTCGGAGAAGGACTCCCCCGGCTCGGCAGCGCCCGGATGCCAGCGCCACGAGAACAGGCGCTCGGGCTCCATACGCTCGATGGTGACGTCCATCGTCATGTGCTCGTAGCCCTTGTGAGTGACTCGTCCTTGAAGCTTCCCCCCCGGACGGAACGGCTCGGTGAAAATCGCCCCGAACCAGCTGCCGAACTCCCTCGAGTCGGTGAGGGCCTTCCAAACCCGAGAGCGGGGGTGGCGAAGCCGGATCTTCTTCTCGATGCGATCGGTCGTGGTCGTGCCCATGGAACCTCCTCTGAATTCCAGTAATGCAACCATTCGGTTGCATTTTGCAGATTACCCCGAGATGTCCTCATATGCAACTAAAAAGTTGCACATTACGAACGCGCACGCAACAACGGACGAGACACGGTTCTCATCCGCGAACGAGGTAGAATCCCTTCCCAGAGCGTGAGCAAAGATCTACGCCATTTCTTGCAGCTCGTCGAGAATCTCGCGGGCGAGCTCCTCGTGCACGTCGACCGCGAGGTGAGCCCGAAGTGGGAGCTTTCGGCGATTCAGAAACGTCTGGAGTCAGAGGGCTCACTCCCGATCCTCGTTTTCAACCGGGT is drawn from Vicinamibacteria bacterium and contains these coding sequences:
- a CDS encoding metalloregulator ArsR/SmtB family transcription factor, yielding MAAKRGAYLASAPIFAALGDETRLRLVARLCSGGPQSIARLTAGTEVTRQAVTKHLLVLAEAGLVQVVRQGRESRWELEPDSLGVARRHLELISDEWTERLQALERHLDSEPERKSRATRRRRKSPASKSRVA
- a CDS encoding SRPBCC family protein, with product MGTTTTDRIEKKIRLRHPRSRVWKALTDSREFGSWFGAIFTEPFRPGGKLQGRVTHKGYEHMTMDVTIERMEPERLFSWRWHPGAAEPGESFSDEPTTLVVFELEEVPGGTLLTVVETGFDKIPLARRAKAFRDNEEGWAAQMKAIERHLGGS